The following are encoded in a window of Artemia franciscana chromosome 5, ASM3288406v1, whole genome shotgun sequence genomic DNA:
- the LOC136027085 gene encoding uncharacterized protein LOC136027085, translated as MSQFKKYNHFLCQIMQARIAPGPRAEVRCVALQKCFSLISTCSATWDEKEDILQSSLVILGSYRALIGSQTVFLSPFELSLCLEAIIRVPFKICDTVPEFFSIFLPSFKILHGFLTKHEEIAADQMPSVLRCFSILLSATIYRFHQGKNLTDTELKSGIICAEKLGNIGEVMADQKLRFRRVTPYIIAEMLEHF; from the exons ATGTCTCAGTTTAAGAAGTATAATCACTTTCTGTGTCAAATAATGCAAGCTCGTATAGCGCCTGGACCAAGAGCAGAGGTGCGATGTGTTGCGCTACAAAAGTGTTTCTCCTTGATTTCTACTTGCAGTGCAACTTGGGATGAAAAAGAAGACATTTTGCAGTCATCCCTGGTGATTCTCGGTAGTTATCGTGCTCTTATTGGCTCACAAACG gtttttttaagcCCCTTTGAGCTAAGCTTATGTTTGGAGGCTATAATAAGAGTACCATTCAAGATATGTGACACCGTTCCTGAATTTTTCTCAATCTTTCTACCTTCATTCAAA atACTGCATGGGTTTTTGACTAAACATGAAGAAATTGCAGCAGACCAAATGCCATCCGTTTTGCGATGTTTTAGTATCTTGCTCTCCGCCACTATTTACCGATTTCATCAAGGAAAGAATCTTACAGACACTGAATTGAAGTCAGGCATCATATGTGCAGAAAAGCTTGgaaa tatTGGAGAAGTGATGGCTGATCAAAAGCTTCGATTTCGACGAGTCACTCCCTATATAATTGCGGAAATGCTggaacatttttaa